Below is a genomic region from Amycolatopsis sp. 195334CR.
GCGAAACGGGCGAAGCGCCGGGTGCCCGGCCCGGTCTGGGACTACGTGCACACCGGCGCCGAGGAGGAGGTCACGCTGCGCCGCAACCGGGAGGCCTTCGAACGGGTCGAGTTCAGCCCGCGTGCCTTCGAACAGGTCGGTGAACCCGACCTGCGCACCACCATTCTCGGCAAGCCCGCCACGTCGCCGTTGTTCATGGCGCCCACCGGGTACAGCCGCCTGAGCCACCACACCGGCGAGCTCGCGGTGGCGGCGGCCGCGGCGGCGGCCGGGGTGCCGTACACGCTGTCCACCTACGCCACCACCTCGATCGCGGACGTGGCGAAGGTCGGCGGCCGCAATTGGTTCCAGTTCTACGTGATGCGCGATCGGGCGGTGAGCCGCGAACACGCCGAGGAAGGGCGCCGGCAGGGGTTCGAGGCCGCGGTGCTCACCATCGACACGGCGCTCACCGGCCTCAAGGCGAGCGACCTGCGCAACGGGTTCTCCGTCCCGCCAAGGCTCACCGCCCGCACCCTGGCGGGCTTCGCGCGTCGCCCGGTTTGGGTGGCGAACACGCTGACCACCGATCCGCTGCGGTTCGCGACTTTCCCGGCCGGTTCGGAGTACGGCGTGTGGGGCGCGTCGAACCACCTGCGCGAACCGCACCTGCGCCCGGCGGATGTGGCCTGGCTCAAGGACTTGTGGGGCGGGCCGGTGGTGGTCAAGGGCGTGCTGTCGGTGGCGGACGCGATCGCCGCGGTCGACGCCGGTGCCGACGCGATCCAGCTGTCCAACCACGGCGGCCGCCAGCTCGACCGCTCGCCGGTGCCGCTGGAACTGCTGCCCCGCGTGGTCGACGCGGTCGGGGACCGCGCCGAGGTCTACCTCGACTCCGGGGTGCGCAGCGGTGCGGATGTGGTGGCAGCGCTGGGTTTCGGTGCTCGCGCGGTGGGCATCGGGCGCGCCTACCTGTACGGCCTGATGGTGGGTGGCCG
It encodes:
- a CDS encoding alpha-hydroxy acid oxidase, which encodes MSQHPRRRIPRWSDVEPFLRRPPRPGARPDAVDRRLARCITISDLAKRAKRRVPGPVWDYVHTGAEEEVTLRRNREAFERVEFSPRAFEQVGEPDLRTTILGKPATSPLFMAPTGYSRLSHHTGELAVAAAAAAAGVPYTLSTYATTSIADVAKVGGRNWFQFYVMRDRAVSREHAEEGRRQGFEAAVLTIDTALTGLKASDLRNGFSVPPRLTARTLAGFARRPVWVANTLTTDPLRFATFPAGSEYGVWGASNHLREPHLRPADVAWLKDLWGGPVVVKGVLSVADAIAAVDAGADAIQLSNHGGRQLDRSPVPLELLPRVVDAVGDRAEVYLDSGVRSGADVVAALGFGARAVGIGRAYLYGLMVGGRRGVDRCLDILTSDMKRTMALLGTADVGAIGAEHVGFVPRGSYAQVPPLR